CGTAGCCTGACGCAGAAGACCATCGAGGTCGGGCTTGAAAAAGCCATGGCCGACTCGGACCTGAACTATTATGCGCAGATACTGAAAAACATCGAGGAGGCGGAAAAACTCGGGCCCGGGAAGCTTGCCGCCGACGGCGCACGGCAGGAGATCCGAAGGAGCATCGCAGCGATCTACGACAACCTCATGCAGACCATCAGCCAGATCAGGGCCATCTACGAGGGGTTGAGCCAGGCCAACCTCAATGCGGCCAGCACCCTCTACGGCCTGACGAAGCCGGTCTATTTCACGGTCGAGAAGGCGCTGACGACCCAGAGGCTGATCCCCTACCTCGTGGTCGCCTGGGTGCTGCTCCAAGGCTGCATCCTGCTGGGCGTCCTGATCGCCAGCGCTTTTATGAAACCCGGGGGAAAACAGCCGGCAACTTTATAGGAGGCGCAACGTAAAAGGAAGCTCTGGTCCTTTCTTGGTTACTCATCTTGCGATCCAAACACCTCGGCAAAAAAGACCTCTTTATCTAGAGCTTTCTGCCATTTTCTATGCCTTTGCACACCTTCTTCACGCAAACCCCTCGGCATGGAAAGAAATCGGATAGCGTCAGTAGACCCAAGTTCTCTAAACAAAACTTTTAATCCTTTTTCCATAAGATCTTTATCGTTCATATCTTTTAACATCATTATTTCAAATCCTCCTTATCACAGAGTGCGATAGGATTTCCTGACCATATTTCCAAATTCATTTTTAAGCATTTTTTGATTAGTTTGTCGTCACAGCTAATAAAATCCGCGTTCACTGCTTCAGCAAATGCAACATGAGCAGCATCCGCAGGAGCCATTTTTTCATTTCAATCGAATATTCCTCCTACAAATCCTTCAGAATTCGTAGCGCAATTGTGCCTAAATTGAGAAAGGAAATACGTTTCGGCAACATAATAGCACATATCAACTCCAAAAGGACGATGAACAAATGGACCGCAGGATGCGGCGGAGGGCGAGGCTGCGGGTGAGGCCGTGGTTGACTCGGGCGACGGCGTTTTCGTGGTATCTTTGAGGGTCGTCGACGACGACGAAGATCACGCGGACGTAGTCTTCATCGAGGAGGCGGGTCTTGGGGCAAGCCGGTTTGAGGGCGTCGACGCGTGCGTGGCCCAGGCGAAGGATCTCGTCCCGGTCACCGAAGCGGATCGCGCCCGTGGGGCAGGCAACGGCGCAAGCAGGGAGCAGGCCGTTGGAGATGCGGTCGATGCAGAAGGTGCACTTGACGATGCGCCCGTCGGCGGTCCGGCGGGGGATGTCGTAGGGGCAGACGTCCCGGACATCCTGGAATGCCGCCAGACGGGCCTTTTCCGTGTAGACCACGGCGCCGGTCTCCAGGTCCTGGATCACGCCGCCCGAGACATACCCTTCAATCGCGTCCTTGCAGTCCGGTGAGAGGCAATGCCGGCACTGGTCCGAAAAGAAGTACCAGACGGGCGCGCTGTTGGGCGCCTCGGCCGGACGCTCCTTGAACCGCACCAGTTTGAAGGTCTGGCCGTCCAGGTCGCCCGGGTTTTGATGGCTGCCGCGGTTTGAGGGGCTATCGGCGCCGTTCTGGTTCCAGCTCTTGCAGGCGACCTGGCAGGCTCGGCACCCGGTGCAGCGGGTCGTATCGATCAGCATAGCCTTCCCATCCATTGCATCAACCGTCCTTTCGCTGCAGACTCACCATGAAGGCCTTGGTCTCCGGGATGCGGGTGTTCGGATCCCCGGCCGACGGGGTGAGGAGGTTGGCGCTGTCTCCGCCGGCATGGGGCCAGAGCCAGCCATAGTGCCAGGGCAGCCCCACCACATGGACCTCGGCGCCGTTCACCCTGAACGGCCGGAGGCGCGAGGTCACCATCGCGACGGCCTCGAGCGAGCCGCGGGCCGAGGCCACCACCACTTTTTCCCCATTGCGGATGCCCTTTTCCCGGGCGAGTTCCCGGCTCATCTCGACGAACATCTGCGGCTCGGCCTCGAGGAGCCAGGGCATGGAGCGGCTCATGGCGCCGCTCTGCCAGTGCTCGGCCACCCGGCAGGTGGTGGCGACGATCGGGAAGCGCGGATCGGCGGCCGGCCGCCGCAGCCCGCCGAAATCGCAGGCGCGCAGAAGAGGGTTCACCTGCTGAGTGTTTAGCAGGTTGGCCGCGGCCGGTCCTTCGACCGGTTCATAGTGCTCGGGAAAGGGCCCGTCCAGCAATCCGGGGCCGAAGATGCCCCCAAGGCCATCGGCGCGCATGATGAACGGGTAGCGGCTGTCGGCACGCGACGACCCGTCGGGGTTCTGCATGGGAAACCAGCCGCCGTCCGGCACATCCCCCTCCCATTGATTGGCGACGTAGCGGCCCCCTTCACTCGCCCCGGCAAACCGGATGACGGGCCGCTGCCGGTCCCAGGGGCGGCCCTGCAGGTCAACGGCGGCGCGGTTGTAAAGGATCCGCCGGTTCATGGGCCAGGACCAGGCCCACTGCGGATAGAGGCCGATGCCGGTTGGGTCTTCCCTGCCGCGGCGGGCCATCTGGTTGCCGTCGGCGTTGTAGCTCTGGCAGTAGAGCCAGTTGCCGCTTGCCGTCGAGCCGTCCTCCTGGAGGAGTACGAAGGAGGGCACCGGGTCGCCCTTTTGAAAGGCCTCGCCCTGGATCGTTGCATCGCTGGTGAAACAGCCGTTGATGCCGCGCGCCACCTTGTGGGCATCGAAACGGCCGTCGGTCCGGTAATCCCAGGCGAGATGGGTGATGGGCTCGGGGAAGACGCCGCCCTCGCTTTGGTAGAGCGCACGGACAGCGGCGAAGAGCTCGGTCAGGATATCCCCGTCGCTGCGGGCCTCTCCGGGCGGCTCCTGGGCCTTCCAGCGCCACTGGGCCCAGCGGCCGCTGTTGGTGATGGACCCCTCCTTCTCCATCGAGGCCGCGCAGGGGAGCAGAAACACCTCGGTTCGAATGGTGCGCGGGTCCATACCCGGACCTTTCCAGAAGGCGGCGGTCTCGGTCTCGAAGAGATTCGCCGACACCATCCAATCGAGCTTGGCCATGGCCGCGCGGGTGCGGCCGGCATCCGCCCCGCTGCAGGCCGGGTTCTGGCCCCAGGCAAAGAACCCGCGGAGTTCTCCCCGGTCCATGGCGTCGAAGAGGTCGAGCCAGGTGTATGTCCGGTTGTCGGCGAGCTTCGGAAGCCAGGCATAGCAGAAGCCGTTTTCGGGGGTGGCCGCCTCGCCGAAGAGGGCCTTCAGGAAGCTGACCACGTATTTCGGGCGGTTTTGCCACCAGTTGGCGCTGAGGGGATCGGAGGAGGACGGCGTGTTCTCCTTCAGGTAGTCGGAGAGGGTCGCCATGGTGGCCCTGGGGACCGGAAGGTATCCCGGCCAGTCGCCATAGAGCAGCCCGTGGTCCGTGGAACCCTGCACGTTCGACTCCCCGCGCAGGGCGTTCACCCCGCCGCCTGCCATCCCCATGTTGCCGAGGAGGAGCTGGATGATCGACATGGCGCGGATGTTCTGGACCCCCACCGTGTGCTGGGTCCAGCCCATGGCATAGAGGATGGTGCCGGCCCGGTCCGGCCTGCCGGTGGCGGAAACGCATTCGTAGACGCGGAGCAGATCCTCTCGGGGGGTACCGGTGACGGCGCTCACCTTCTCGGGCGTGTAGCGCGCGAAATGGGTCTTCAGGAGCTGGAAGACGGTGCGCGGATGGGATAACGAAGGGTCCTTCCGGACGGCGCCGCCCGCGTCCGTCTCGTAGGCCCAGAAGCTCCGGTCGTAGGCGCGGGCGCGGGGGTCGAAGCCGCTGAAAAGGCCGTCGTGGAACGCGAACTTTTCGCTGACGAGGCAGGCGGCATTCGTGTAGTGGGCGACGTAATCCCGGAAGCAGCGGTTTTCGGAAAGGATGAAGCGGATCATGCCGCCGAGGAAGGCGATGTCGGTCCCGGGGCGGAGCGGGGCGTAGATGTCCGCCTTGCTGGAGGTCCTGGTGAAGCGCGGGTCCACGTGGATCACCGTGGCGCCCCGTTCGCGCGCGGCCTCGACCCATTTGAAGGCGACGGGATGGTTTTCGGCCGGATTGCTCCCCATGATGAGGATGCAATCGCTGTTGCGGATGTCGATCCAGTGGTTCGTCATGGCGCCTCGTCCGAACGACTCTGCCAGAGCCGTCACCGTGGCGCTGTGTCAGATTCGGGCCTGGTGCTCGATGTAGACCAGGCCGAGGGCGCGGAGCATGGCCTGGTAGATCCAGCACTCCTCGTTGTCGAGCGCGGCGCTGCCGACCGAGGCGATCGTGGCGCAGCGGTTCACGGTCCAGCCGTCGGGGTCGACCGATTCGAAGCCGTCGTCGCGGGTCTTCTTGATCCGCCGGGCGATCGTGGAGAGCGCCCAGTCCCAGTCTTTCGTCTCCCAGTGGTCGCTGCAGGGCGCCCGATAAAGGACGCGGGTCAGGCGGCGCTCGTTCGCGGCCAACTGGTCGAGGGCGGCGCCTTTCGCGCAGAGCGCGCCCGCGTTGATCGGGTGTTCGGGGTCCCCTTCGGTGTAGACCACCCGGCCGGTTTGAGGATCCGTGTGGCAGATCACCCCGCAGCCAACGGCGCAAAAGGGGCAGATGCTGAAGGTCGCCACCGTTCCCGCAGTCCGGTCGGGCCAGTCGGCGGAGGCGGATGCGGGCTGCTGCGAACCCAAGGCCTTGCGGCCGCCCATCGCCACTCCAGCCGCCACAGTCCCGCTCAACTGCAGAAACTTGCGTCGCGTTACGTCCATAGCTCACTCAGCGATATGATTTCTTGCACACGGATGCGGCTTTGCCCAAGCCGGCAAATGCGAAAAAGGATCATCAGGGTATTTCAGATCGGGTTCACTGGTTTTAGGCCCATTCGCAACACCTTCAAACGTAGAAAATGATTTGAAAAATTTTTCGCCAAGACCGGTTGGCGTAAATGAATAACAGAAGAACCCGGGCAGAACAATAGTATATTTCAGAAGCCTATTTGCAGGGATGTCTTTGCACTTCCAAAAACACAAAAAGGGTTCAAGCACATAGCCCAAACCCTTGAGTCTACTGGTGCCGGAGGTCGGAATCGAACCGACACGGACGGGAAGTCCACTGGATTTTGAGTCCAGCGCGTCTACCAGTTTCACCACTCCGGCGTTTTGGAGGAATGATAGGGATTATAGGGAAAATGCCCCCGGCCTGTCAATATGATATTGACAGGCCTTTGCGGCCTTTGCTATAGTCTTTCAATCCTTTGGGGCTGTAGCTCAGTTGGGAGAGCGCATGACTGGCAGTCATGAGGTCGTCGGTTCGATCCCGATCAGCTCCACCAGAAGAAGATAATTATTAGAGGGGCTTACCGGTGTGCTGGGAGCCCCTCTCGCTTTTCAGGATGTCCCGGTGCGTGACTTTTCGCCATGTCGATTCCGCGCCGCCTCGTAAAAAGATTGAAAACAAAAAAGGCAGGACCATAAATGAACCTGCCGGTAAATTGCACTACGAGTGTTTATATCACTTTACCTTTTTTTCCAATTATTGTTTCGGATTGCCTGTATCTAAAGACAGGCAACCCGATTTATAAGATTTCATTTATGGTTATTATTCCGGCAATGGAGTTACGACCAAGGGAACTCTCACTTGCAAAGCACCCCCTATCTCATAGGTTGTAAATTCAGCAGTGCTCAAATTCATTGGTAAAACCTCTCCCTCCGCAATATCAAAATGGTAGTAGATGACAGCTGTGTCGCAGTTAGAGACGGTCAGGTCATCAAAATCTTT
The DNA window shown above is from Desulfatiglans anilini DSM 4660 and carries:
- a CDS encoding 4Fe-4S dicluster domain-containing protein, giving the protein MDGKAMLIDTTRCTGCRACQVACKSWNQNGADSPSNRGSHQNPGDLDGQTFKLVRFKERPAEAPNSAPVWYFFSDQCRHCLSPDCKDAIEGYVSGGVIQDLETGAVVYTEKARLAAFQDVRDVCPYDIPRRTADGRIVKCTFCIDRISNGLLPACAVACPTGAIRFGDRDEILRLGHARVDALKPACPKTRLLDEDYVRVIFVVVDDPQRYHENAVARVNHGLTRSLALRRILRSICSSSFWS
- the fdnG gene encoding formate dehydrogenase-N subunit alpha, translated to MDVTRRKFLQLSGTVAAGVAMGGRKALGSQQPASASADWPDRTAGTVATFSICPFCAVGCGVICHTDPQTGRVVYTEGDPEHPINAGALCAKGAALDQLAANERRLTRVLYRAPCSDHWETKDWDWALSTIARRIKKTRDDGFESVDPDGWTVNRCATIASVGSAALDNEECWIYQAMLRALGLVYIEHQARIUHSATVTALAESFGRGAMTNHWIDIRNSDCILIMGSNPAENHPVAFKWVEAARERGATVIHVDPRFTRTSSKADIYAPLRPGTDIAFLGGMIRFILSENRCFRDYVAHYTNAACLVSEKFAFHDGLFSGFDPRARAYDRSFWAYETDAGGAVRKDPSLSHPRTVFQLLKTHFARYTPEKVSAVTGTPREDLLRVYECVSATGRPDRAGTILYAMGWTQHTVGVQNIRAMSIIQLLLGNMGMAGGGVNALRGESNVQGSTDHGLLYGDWPGYLPVPRATMATLSDYLKENTPSSSDPLSANWWQNRPKYVVSFLKALFGEAATPENGFCYAWLPKLADNRTYTWLDLFDAMDRGELRGFFAWGQNPACSGADAGRTRAAMAKLDWMVSANLFETETAAFWKGPGMDPRTIRTEVFLLPCAASMEKEGSITNSGRWAQWRWKAQEPPGEARSDGDILTELFAAVRALYQSEGGVFPEPITHLAWDYRTDGRFDAHKVARGINGCFTSDATIQGEAFQKGDPVPSFVLLQEDGSTASGNWLYCQSYNADGNQMARRGREDPTGIGLYPQWAWSWPMNRRILYNRAAVDLQGRPWDRQRPVIRFAGASEGGRYVANQWEGDVPDGGWFPMQNPDGSSRADSRYPFIMRADGLGGIFGPGLLDGPFPEHYEPVEGPAAANLLNTQQVNPLLRACDFGGLRRPAADPRFPIVATTCRVAEHWQSGAMSRSMPWLLEAEPQMFVEMSRELAREKGIRNGEKVVVASARGSLEAVAMVTSRLRPFRVNGAEVHVVGLPWHYGWLWPHAGGDSANLLTPSAGDPNTRIPETKAFMVSLQRKDG